CGATTATTAAACAATCCCAATTGTGCACCTACTTCGAATGAACGTACAAATTCAGGTTTAATGAAGCGATTAGGTTCTACCGTTGACGGAATATAGCCTACCAAACTACCATAGGGGAAACCTGGCGCCTGATTATAGTTCAGATTAAGTGCATAAGGACTTAAGGTCACATTTCCTGTTCTATTGAATGAACTGTATAAACGACCGTAACTCAACACACGATTATCTCGTAATGCCGGGATAGCATCGGTAAAGACGAATGATGTACTTACTCCCGGAGAGAAATAGTTTCTATTTTCTGGATCCAGAACCGAAGTCTGATCGTTACGACCGGTAAAGGTTAAGAACAAATAGTTTTTATAGCTTGTCGTAAATTCGCCGTAAGTCGCCAAATAACGCTGACGCGTGATCGTAGAACCACCAGCCAATTCGCCAGTTCTAGATCCTTGATTGAAAAGATCATCAAACAATAGGTTATTGGCTTGCACATTAATGTCTTTTCTATTATCCATTCTTACGTTCTGGCCCAATAATAGTCGTGTAGAGATATCACCAAAACTTTTGTGGAAGTCTAAAATTAAATCATTGTTGAAACGATTATAGTCGCGGTGCGAATCATTCACCGTTCCGATGACGTTTCGTGTCGCCACCGATGAGTTCAACTGGCGGTTAGTCACTCTTCCTGGCTCCGACTGAATGTATAGACCTGTCCTATTGATCACATCTAGCCAGTCTGCAACTTCATAACTAAATTCCAAACGAGAATTGATCGTATGTTGATCGAATGTTTGGCGGTTATTGTCTGCCATGAAGAATGGATTACGCGCTGCAGCCAATGGCGAATACCAGTTCAATGGATGGTTCGGTGATGTTGGATCCTGCCAATTGCGTGCATCCTGATAATCAATATTAGCAGGCTGTGCATATACGGAGGCCCATGGACCATCTGAGGTAGTACTGTTCTTGAAGAAAACATAGTTCATATTGAAAGATGTTGTCAACTTATTGAAACGCCGCGAGCCATTAAAACGCGCACCTGTACGGCTAGATTCGTCTCCAGGAATTACACCTTTGATTCGTACATCTTGTAATGACAGGAAGTAGGAACTGTTAGCATCACCGCCAGAAAAGGAAACATCATTCTGCATCGTTACTCCTGTGTTGAAAAAATCTTTCCGATTATCTCTTCCAGGCGCAGCGAATAGCTTTTGTGGCTGCACACCATTGATTGGTAATCCAAAGTCCTTCATCTCCCCGTCGAAACGTGGCCCCCAAGATTCATTGGCCGTAGGGCTATACACGCCATTTTGGCCTTGACCAAATTCGGTCTGCTGCGGAGGCAGGAAAAATACATTGGAGAACATAGTGCTGTTGCTGTAGTTTACTGTACCACGATCCGATTTACCTGTTTTTGTTGTGATCATGATAGCTCCATTTACACCTTCTGAGCCATACAATGCTGCCGCATTCGCACCCTTTAATACGGTGATATCTTCGATATCATTTGGATTAATGCGTGTGATATCCGGTAATGGCACTCCATCTACCACATAAATTGGATCATTTTGATTACGATTTAATGACCTTGTACCGCGCAAACGTACTTGGACGCCCGGGTCTGTTTTTCCAGTTGTCAGATCAGTCGCATTGATTCGTAAACCGGCAACTTTACTAGAAAGTGCCAATAACGGATTCACCATCTTACCGAGATTTAATTCCTCATTATTCACGGACTGCGCAGAGGTACCTAATTCACGAGATGATCGCTTAATTCCTAAGGCTCCTGTGACCAATACTTCTGCTAGTTCTCTAGTGTCTGGAGTCAAGCTGATGATTAAATCAGTACGCTCCCCGCGAACAACGATGTCTGTACTACGATATCCTACAAAATTAACCCGTAGTGTTTGTCCGACATGTGCACGAATGGAAAATCCCCCGGATGTTCCTGTCACCGCTGCCCCAGAACGATCGTTCTCTAGTACTTGAATATTCGCCCCGACAATGGGTGATCCCGATTCTTGATCCACAACCCTGCCTTGAACAGTAATATGAACTTGTCCGATGGCAGTGTTGCTCACAATCGCAAGCACGATTGCGATAATAATTCCTAAGTTGAGCTTAAACATGCTTAATTGATAGATTAGTTTTCTATATTTACATCATTTAGACTTTGTCTAAATAAATTTAATGCGGCAAATATAGAACTAATCGAACCAAAAAAATGACGCGTTCGGAAAATAAGACTACAAAAACAGAAAATTATCGGGTGCTCTCTCACCTTCAGACCTACATCTGCTCAGGTTCTTTCTTCAAAAGGACACTGAATGATGAAATTATGTTCTCAGAAGCCTCCTGTTTGATTATATTAACAGCATCGTCTGCCAGAACGTTTTTAGTGGAATTGGATGGGACACAGATAACCATACCAGCAGGAAACTCATTCATTACGCATGTGGATAAGGGGGTATGCTTAAGAAGCTCCATGGGACGAGAAACAAGTGATTATATCGCACTAATATTATGCGAGCGATTCATCGCTAACTTTGGTTTGCAAAGCTTGCTTAACTCAGAATTTGGATCAACAGGCACTCGTATAGTAAGAACGACGAGTAGATCTACTTTTCTAATAAAGCAAATTGCGACTATTGATCAAGACAAAAACTCTCCACTAGATCAACTCCTTTTAAATAGCCGCTTATTCGAGTTACTTCACTGCCAATCGAAAGAAGTAGTTAGTGAAGATAGTCATATTCAATCGATACATTACGATAAGATGCAGCTAGCAAAAAGGGTTATTCATCAAGATTTATCCA
This sequence is a window from Sphingobacterium sp. lm-10. Protein-coding genes within it:
- a CDS encoding SusC/RagA family TonB-linked outer membrane protein translates to MFKLNLGIIIAIVLAIVSNTAIGQVHITVQGRVVDQESGSPIVGANIQVLENDRSGAAVTGTSGGFSIRAHVGQTLRVNFVGYRSTDIVVRGERTDLIISLTPDTRELAEVLVTGALGIKRSSRELGTSAQSVNNEELNLGKMVNPLLALSSKVAGLRINATDLTTGKTDPGVQVRLRGTRSLNRNQNDPIYVVDGVPLPDITRINPNDIEDITVLKGANAAALYGSEGVNGAIMITTKTGKSDRGTVNYSNSTMFSNVFFLPPQQTEFGQGQNGVYSPTANESWGPRFDGEMKDFGLPINGVQPQKLFAAPGRDNRKDFFNTGVTMQNDVSFSGGDANSSYFLSLQDVRIKGVIPGDESSRTGARFNGSRRFNKLTTSFNMNYVFFKNSTTSDGPWASVYAQPANIDYQDARNWQDPTSPNHPLNWYSPLAAARNPFFMADNNRQTFDQHTINSRLEFSYEVADWLDVINRTGLYIQSEPGRVTNRQLNSSVATRNVIGTVNDSHRDYNRFNNDLILDFHKSFGDISTRLLLGQNVRMDNRKDINVQANNLLFDDLFNQGSRTGELAGGSTITRQRYLATYGEFTTSYKNYLFLTFTGRNDQTSVLDPENRNYFSPGVSTSFVFTDAIPALRDNRVLSYGRLYSSFNRTGNVTLSPYALNLNYNQAPGFPYGSLVGYIPSTVEPNRFIKPEFVRSFEVGAQLGLFNNRLNADIAYAYSDSKDQIFNSQVSRATGFNTSTVNAGQMVNSTLEVALNGAAIRGTNFRWDVGLNFTYTKTEVLNLFTGNEFTIFRQQYAIVGEQYPTLRMSDFDRDPATGKIILDPNGNIRLSEDETILGTMVPPYLFGFNSNFKYKGFTLGFQIDARLGAWMYSEVLPRMYTAGTHAETAQYNREPFIMPNTMIRTADGSLVENTDVYSRGDRAWWDAYGRVQTVTAAKGDYLKLRELYIGFDLPARLLAGQKVIRGASLGLVGNNLFIISHDSNQIGDPEALYNSTDGYSSFRQIPTARSFGFNINVAF
- a CDS encoding helix-turn-helix domain-containing protein encodes the protein MTRSENKTTKTENYRVLSHLQTYICSGSFFKRTLNDEIMFSEASCLIILTASSARTFLVELDGTQITIPAGNSFITHVDKGVCLRSSMGRETSDYIALILCERFIANFGLQSLLNSEFGSTGTRIVRTTSRSTFLIKQIATIDQDKNSPLDQLLLNSRLFELLHCQSKEVVSEDSHIQSIHYDKMQLAKRVIHQDLSKVITIPELAKIVGTNEQYLKKYFKVYNGKTIAQYTIEVKMDHARKLLSNNKLRVTDVSRMVGYKHSTHFTTTFKKHFGFKPTLLK